The Sulfurihydrogenibium azorense Az-Fu1 genome contains the following window.
GAGACATTCAAAACACTCCAAAAAAAGTTTAAAAGTCAAAAAAGTTTCTTACTCCTACGGGCCAAGAGTTTACGGGGATGATTTAGAACCTAACAGAGATATCTACAAGTATGCAATAGGATTGTTAGGTACTAGATATACTTTTGGTGGAGAAAGTATAAATGGTATAGATTGTTCTTCTTTTGTCCAACACGTTTTTGAACTTGCTGGTTATAAAATGCCAAGAACTGCAAGAGAGCAAGCACTCTACGGCTATTTTGTAAGAAGAGAAAATATCAAACCCGGAGACCTTCTATTTTTTGCAACCTATGCCAGTTATCCTTCCCACGTAGGAATATACATAGGAAATGGAAAAATGATCCATGCTTCATCACGAGGAGGAAAAGTTGAGATCACAGATATAAATCAAGACTACTATATAAAGAGATTTTTATTTGCAAAAAGAATACCTGCAAATATGAAAGAACTTGTACCACAAGATTCAATAGAAAGTATAGAAGAATATATCTCTGAAAATTCTAAGAAAGAAGACCCTATAGCAAAAATTATAAAGGAAAAAGATGGAAAAAATTAGAAGTACAACTATATTAGTTGTCCGTAGAAACGGTAAGACCGTTATGGCAGGAGACGGGCAAGTTACACTTGGATCTTCTGTAATGAAGCAAACAGCCAAAAAAGTTAGGAAGTTAAACGAAGGAAGAGTAGTTGTAGGATTTGCAGGCAGTGCAGCTGA
Protein-coding sequences here:
- a CDS encoding C40 family peptidase, giving the protein MKVLKKIIGIFMSSAILIMPSVAEAKTKKIEKKHSKSISVKHKSLDKISKHSRHSKHSKKSLKVKKVSYSYGPRVYGDDLEPNRDIYKYAIGLLGTRYTFGGESINGIDCSSFVQHVFELAGYKMPRTAREQALYGYFVRRENIKPGDLLFFATYASYPSHVGIYIGNGKMIHASSRGGKVEITDINQDYYIKRFLFAKRIPANMKELVPQDSIESIEEYISENSKKEDPIAKIIKEKDGKN